In Microbacterium sp. ABRD28, the genomic stretch AAGAGACGTCGTCGAGGACGACGGAGGGGTGAACGGATGACTGCGGCACGAGGCCTCCCGGGTGTCTGAGGGATGCGCAGACACCGGGCGCCGAAATGCGGCAGAGAAGACCTGACGGATGCGGCGGGTCGACGGTGTTAGCGCGTGAACGCGGAGCCGTCGGATACCTTCACCGGATTTCCTCACGTCGGGGACAGGACCTGAACACTGTAGCGGGTCATCCCGGGCGGCGCGCAAGGGTGACGCGGCCTCGACCCGTCGAGAAACGCTGCCCGTGGGCCGTGCGGGCCGCGCTTTCTGACGGCTCGCGGGGTGAGTCGCGCTTCGGGCGCGCCGGCGCGTAGCCGACCCGTCGAGAAACGTCGCCCTCGCGCCGTGCGAGCCGCACTCTCTGGCCGGTCGCGGGGCGAGCGGCGCTTCGCGCGCAAGGGTGACGCGGCCTCGACCCGTCGAGAAACGCTGCCCGTGGGCCGTGCGGGCCGCGCTTTCTGACGGCTCGCGGGGTGAGTCGCGCTTCGCGCGCGCCGGCGCGTAGCCGACCCGTCGAAAAACGTCGCCCTCGCGCCGAGCGAGCCGCACTTTCTGGCGGGTCGCGGGGCGAGCGGCGCTTCGCGCGCAAGGGTGAAGCGGCCTTGACCCGTCGAGAAACGCTGCCCGTGGGCCGTGCGGGCCCCACTTTCTGACGGGTCGCGGGGTGAGTCGCGCTTCGCGAGCGCCGGCGCGTAGCCGACCCGTCGAAAAACGTCGCCCTCGCGCCGAGCGAGCCGCACTCTTTGACGGGTCGCGACGGGATGCGCCGCTTCGCGCGGTAAAGGCCGGGTCGCGCGGAGCGCGCGGCAGCGCGCGCTGTGGGCCCCACGGCCCGACGGCCCGACGGCCCGACGGCCCGGCGATTCGGCCACCCGTCAAGAAGTGCTGCCTTGGCGATGCGCGAGCCGCATATTGTGACGGGTCGCGTGCCGCGCGCCATCGACCCGGCGACCCGATCGCGCGCCCCTCGCACTCTCCGCCGAGGGGCGGAGCGGAATCCGCCCGGCGAGGGACGCGCACAGCAGACGCCGCGCATAGCGTGAGGCCCATGGTCGAAGACGAAGGCGCCGACGGGGATCGCCCCGATCGGCGGGCAGGGGGATGGATCGGCGGGATCGCCATCGGAGTCGCCGTGGGCGTGGCCATCGGTCTGGCGCTCGGCAACGTCGGCGTGGGCATGGCGATCGGCGCGGGAATCGGAATGGTGCTCGCCCTGGCGTTCGGCGCGGCCCGGTCGCCGTCGAGGCGTCGCCCCGATCGCTCGGGTGGAGGGGAGGCCGCCGGAGCTACGGGGGCTGCGACCTGGGATGATCGGCACTCCACCGACGGCGGCTTCGACGGAGGCGCGGGCGCCGGCGGCGACGGGGATGGCGGGGGCGGCGGAGGCGACTGACGCCGACCCTCTCGGCCCGACCTACCCGGCCCCGGCCTCGGTCTCCGTCATCGCGGCGAGGCGCTTGTCGAGGAAGACCTGCACATCGCGCAGCTCGTCCTCCGAGACACTGTGGGTGAGCCCCGGGTACAGCCTCCCGCTGAGGTCGACATGCTCGGGGAGCCAGCTCGTGGTGTGGTCCACCAGAGCCGCGGGGATGACGTCGTCGCGGGAGCCGCGACCCCAGAACACCGGCGGACGCCGGGCGGCGAGGGCGGCGTCGCCGGGAAGCGCACCCGGCGTGACGTAGCCCGACAGGTTCACCGCGAAGGCGAACCGCTCGTGGTCCAGGCGCAGCGCCTGCAGGGCGACGGCGGCGCCCTGCGAGAATCCCAGGAGGCCGACGCTCGTCGCCGGCGCGGACGCGGCATCCAGCCAGTGCAGGAATGCCTGCGCAGCCGACGTGACGGCCCCCGGATCGCGGCTCTGCAGACCCTCGATGGGGTACCAGGAGTATCCGGGTGAGGGCCACGGCGGGGTCAGCGGCGCCCGCACCGCGGCGACGACGAAGTCGGACGGGAGGAAGGGGACCAGCCCGAAGAGGTCGCGCTCATCGGCGCCGTAGCCGTGCAGCAGCACCAGCAGCGGACGCCCGGTGCGGTCATCGGGATCCGCCGACCACAGCACCAGGTCGTCATCGAGGGCGAGGGTGGGAGCGGGCTCGTCGGACATGCCGACATCCTTCCAGAGGTCGCCGACAGCTCCGCCCCGGCGTCCCTGCTCCTCGGTGATCGCGACACCTCGGGGTATACATGACCTATGCCGGTGCGCACCCCTGATCCCGACCCGAGCGAGAACGACGACGCCCGCAGCGCTCGCCGCGATCCGCTCGACGGGCTCGGCGGCGGTTCGACGGGCTCGTCGGCCAACCCCGGATGGCTGAGCGACATCGAGCTGGCCGAGGCCCGCCGGCGCCTCCCGATGCTCTACGTCGAGGCCATTCCCGTCCGCACCGACGGCATGGGGCAGGTGATCCAGGTCGGCATCCTGCTGCGCGCGACCCCTGTCGGCGAGATCACCCGCTCGATCGTGTCGGGGCGGGTGCGGTACGGCGAAACGGTTCGCGACGCGCTGTTCCGCCACCTCGAGAACGACCTCGGGCCGATGGCTTTCCCGCTGCTGCCACCGCAGCCGGTGCCGTTCACCGTCGCCGAGTACTTTCCCCTCCCCGGCGTCAGCGCCTTCCACGACGACCGGCAGCACGCGGTGTCACTGGCGTTCGTCGTTCCGGTCACCGGCACGTGCGAGCCGCGTCAGGACGCCCTCGAAGTCACCTGGCTCTCGCCCGACGAGGCGTCGTCCGATGCTGTCGCGGCCGAGATGGAGGGGGGCCGGGGAACCCTCATCCGCCTCGCGCTGGCGAGCGTGGGCGCGCTGCGCTGAGAGGGACGGATGCCGCAGAGCCCCCTCCTGGTCGACTTCGCCGTCGCGCTGCCGATCTCCGTCGGCATCGCCTATCTGCTCGCCCGGCTGATCCTGGCGATCTTCGGTCGCCGGTTGTCCCTGAGCGTCACGGCGATGACACTGATCTCACTCCTCGGGTTCAGTGTCGGCATCTTCCTGGCGGGCATGTTCCTCTACGGCCAACGACTCTGGATGCCCACGACCCTCCTCCTCACCTTCGGAACGAGCCTCGGTCTGTCGTTCCTCGTCGCGTCGATCGTGGCCCTCACGCAGCGCGGGGTGGGCGACGCTGACATCTCGGCGCTGCTGCGGGCGGGAGAGTCGGAGCGCGCGGAGTTCAAGGAGACGGCGCGCTGGAACGTGCGGGAGAGTAAGAAGGATGCCCGGATGGAGCTCGCGATCGCGAAGACGATCGCCGCGTTCCTCAACAGCCGCGGCGGCGTGCTCGTCATCGGCGCGAACGATGCCGGTCAGGCGGTGGGACTCGACCGCGACCTCGCGACCCTGCGGACGCCCGATCACGACCGATTCGAGCTGTGGCTGCGCGACATGCTCTCCACGGCGCTCGGTCGGAACGCGGCGGCGCTGCCGCGCATCCGGTTCGTCAGCGTCGCTCCCGGCGACGCGGTCGTCTGCGCCGTGGAGTGTCCGCCGTCGCCGAAGCCGGTGTTCCTCGCAGGAAGTGGGGGTGGTGCGACGACAGAGCTCTGGATCCGGGTGGGCAACTCCACCCGGGCGCTGCCGGTCGATGAGGCCCTGGAGTACGTGCAGCGGCACTGGCGCCCGACGCTCGCGTCGGTCTTGACGGGGCGCCCCGCCGGCTGAGCCGCGCGCGGATCCTCCCCGCGCGCAGGACGCGGCGTCACTCGCGAAGGACGGTCCAGCTGCCCTCCGACACGATTCGTCCCTCGCCGCCGGTCACGGCGATCGCAGTGTCGTCGTCGATCGCGAAGGCACGGTGGCCGATGTCGGCTGCCCACTCGTGGGCACGTTCGAGGGTGTTCGACTCCCAACCCGGGTAATCCAGGTGGGGGAAGATCGAGAAGTCCACCAGGCCCAGCGTCTCGTCGCCTTCGTCGGGTCGCCACTCGACGAAGCGCGACCCGATGCGCGGGGTCAGCACCATGCTCCCCGC encodes the following:
- a CDS encoding NUDIX hydrolase family protein → MPVRTPDPDPSENDDARSARRDPLDGLGGGSTGSSANPGWLSDIELAEARRRLPMLYVEAIPVRTDGMGQVIQVGILLRATPVGEITRSIVSGRVRYGETVRDALFRHLENDLGPMAFPLLPPQPVPFTVAEYFPLPGVSAFHDDRQHAVSLAFVVPVTGTCEPRQDALEVTWLSPDEASSDAVAAEMEGGRGTLIRLALASVGALR
- a CDS encoding ATP-binding protein; amino-acid sequence: MPQSPLLVDFAVALPISVGIAYLLARLILAIFGRRLSLSVTAMTLISLLGFSVGIFLAGMFLYGQRLWMPTTLLLTFGTSLGLSFLVASIVALTQRGVGDADISALLRAGESERAEFKETARWNVRESKKDARMELAIAKTIAAFLNSRGGVLVIGANDAGQAVGLDRDLATLRTPDHDRFELWLRDMLSTALGRNAAALPRIRFVSVAPGDAVVCAVECPPSPKPVFLAGSGGGATTELWIRVGNSTRALPVDEALEYVQRHWRPTLASVLTGRPAG
- a CDS encoding alpha/beta hydrolase-fold protein, translated to MSDEPAPTLALDDDLVLWSADPDDRTGRPLLVLLHGYGADERDLFGLVPFLPSDFVVAAVRAPLTPPWPSPGYSWYPIEGLQSRDPGAVTSAAQAFLHWLDAASAPATSVGLLGFSQGAAVALQALRLDHERFAFAVNLSGYVTPGALPGDAALAARRPPVFWGRGSRDDVIPAALVDHTTSWLPEHVDLSGRLYPGLTHSVSEDELRDVQVFLDKRLAAMTETEAGAG